A genomic region of Candidatus Delongbacteria bacterium contains the following coding sequences:
- a CDS encoding acyl-CoA carboxylase subunit beta codes for MNIDERIRELMEKRQQARLGGGEERIAKQHSRGKLTARERIDMLLDEGSFEEHDMFVTHRCTDFGMEKQSYLADGVVCGYGTIDGRLVCVYAMDFTVFGGSLSETFANKICKVMDKAMKIGCPIIGLNDSGGARIQEGVMSLGGYAEIFQRNIMASGTVPQISAIFGPCAGGAVYSPALTDFTIMSKGTSYMFVTGPKVVKTVTGEDVNEEDLGGAQVHASRSGVTHMIVDSEQEGLQLIRKLLSYMPQNNLEDPPLHECHDPIDRLEDSLNTIIPDNPNKPYDVKDVILAIADDHEFLEVHRYFAMNIVTGFAKFNGMPVGIVANQPNYLAGVLDINSSRKAARFVRFCDAFNIPLLTLVDVPGFLPGTAQEYGGIIVHGAKLLFAYGEATVPKVTVILRKAYGGAYDVMSSKHLRGDINYAWPAAEIAVMGPKGAVEVLYAREASGIADESARKEFMQGKEQEYKDLFANPYIAAKHGFIDDVIEPRNTRFRIIRALRMLATKKDNNPPKKHGNIPL; via the coding sequence ATGAACATCGACGAACGCATTCGTGAACTGATGGAGAAGCGCCAGCAAGCCCGCCTCGGAGGCGGAGAAGAGCGCATCGCCAAACAACATTCGCGGGGGAAGCTGACCGCCCGCGAGCGGATTGACATGCTGCTGGACGAAGGCAGTTTCGAGGAGCACGACATGTTCGTGACCCATCGCTGCACGGACTTCGGCATGGAAAAGCAGAGTTACCTGGCCGACGGGGTCGTCTGTGGCTACGGTACCATCGACGGGCGCCTGGTCTGCGTGTACGCCATGGACTTCACGGTCTTCGGCGGCAGCCTGTCCGAGACCTTCGCCAACAAGATCTGCAAGGTCATGGACAAGGCGATGAAGATCGGCTGTCCGATCATCGGCCTCAACGACAGCGGCGGCGCGCGCATCCAGGAAGGCGTGATGAGTCTGGGCGGATATGCCGAGATCTTCCAGCGCAACATCATGGCCAGCGGCACGGTGCCCCAGATCAGCGCGATCTTCGGCCCCTGCGCGGGCGGTGCCGTGTACAGCCCGGCGCTGACCGACTTCACCATCATGAGCAAGGGCACCAGCTACATGTTCGTGACCGGTCCCAAGGTGGTCAAGACCGTGACCGGCGAGGATGTCAACGAAGAAGACCTGGGTGGAGCCCAGGTGCATGCGTCACGCAGTGGGGTGACCCACATGATCGTCGACAGCGAGCAGGAAGGCCTGCAGCTGATTCGCAAGCTGCTGAGCTACATGCCCCAGAACAACCTGGAAGACCCGCCCCTGCACGAGTGTCACGACCCGATCGACCGGCTGGAAGACTCGCTGAACACGATCATTCCCGACAATCCCAACAAGCCCTACGATGTCAAGGATGTGATCCTGGCCATCGCCGACGATCACGAATTCCTGGAAGTGCATCGCTACTTCGCGATGAACATCGTCACCGGCTTCGCCAAGTTCAACGGCATGCCCGTGGGCATCGTGGCCAACCAGCCCAACTATCTGGCCGGTGTGCTGGACATCAACAGCTCGCGCAAGGCGGCCCGTTTCGTGCGCTTCTGCGACGCCTTCAACATTCCGCTGCTGACCCTCGTGGATGTGCCCGGCTTCCTGCCCGGCACGGCCCAGGAGTATGGCGGGATCATCGTGCACGGAGCCAAACTGCTGTTCGCCTACGGCGAAGCCACCGTGCCCAAGGTCACCGTGATCCTGCGCAAGGCTTACGGCGGTGCCTACGATGTGATGAGTTCCAAGCACCTGCGCGGCGACATCAACTACGCCTGGCCCGCGGCCGAGATCGCCGTGATGGGTCCCAAGGGTGCGGTGGAAGTGCTCTATGCCCGCGAAGCCAGCGGGATTGCTGACGAGTCGGCCCGCAAGGAATTCATGCAGGGCAAGGAGCAGGAGTACAAGGACCTCTTCGCCAACCCCTACATCGCGGCGAAGCACGGCTTCATCGACGACGTGATCGAGCCGCGCAACACGCGTTTCCGGATCATCCGGGCCCTGCGCATGCTGGCCACCAAGAAGGACAACAACCCGCCCAAGAAACACGGCAACATTCCCCTCTAG
- a CDS encoding DHH family phosphoesterase produces the protein MSIRDTLQRWLELKDCLASCRKVLLVTHDNPDPDSVASAAAFTLLLKSIDRDVKTASGGEISRSENRALLNSIDFKIHSLHYLDLSPFDFFLFLDSQPGSGNNSCTLPPRARYGIVDHHILGTEWPHQPVFTDIRENYGATATIAWEYLGARNLRADSSLATALYYAIRTETSDMGLGAAKADRKAYLSLHTKIDWDQLHQIVHSRVPADYFRMMKVAAEGATRYEKALVVDLGETSHSDSIAEVADTFMRLEGIDWVLCWGWNRDKVMFSLRNGTVQQHAGRLARKMVGDAGSAGGHAHMAGGQLPVGEIPLAETRLRFRRTMIPEFLETIGVHNRDGMPLMELA, from the coding sequence ATGAGCATCCGGGATACCTTGCAGCGCTGGCTGGAACTCAAGGATTGTCTGGCCAGCTGCCGCAAGGTTCTGCTGGTGACCCACGACAATCCCGATCCGGACAGCGTGGCCAGCGCAGCAGCTTTCACCCTGTTGCTCAAATCGATCGACCGTGATGTCAAGACCGCGTCGGGTGGCGAGATCTCGCGCAGCGAGAACCGGGCCCTGCTGAACAGCATCGATTTCAAGATCCACTCGCTGCATTACCTGGACCTGAGCCCATTTGACTTCTTCCTCTTTCTGGACAGCCAGCCCGGCTCGGGCAACAATTCCTGCACCTTGCCACCCCGGGCGCGCTACGGGATCGTGGATCACCACATCCTGGGCACCGAATGGCCCCACCAGCCCGTGTTCACTGACATCCGCGAGAACTACGGCGCCACCGCAACCATCGCCTGGGAGTACCTGGGAGCCCGCAATCTGAGGGCCGACAGCTCCCTGGCCACGGCCCTGTATTACGCGATCCGCACCGAGACCAGCGACATGGGACTGGGTGCGGCCAAGGCCGATCGCAAGGCCTATCTGAGCCTGCATACCAAGATCGACTGGGACCAGCTGCACCAGATCGTGCACAGCCGCGTGCCCGCCGACTATTTCCGGATGATGAAGGTGGCCGCCGAGGGAGCCACGCGCTACGAGAAGGCGCTGGTGGTGGACCTGGGCGAAACCTCCCACAGCGATTCGATCGCCGAGGTGGCCGATACCTTCATGCGCCTCGAAGGCATCGACTGGGTGCTCTGCTGGGGCTGGAACCGCGACAAGGTGATGTTCTCGCTGCGCAACGGTACCGTCCAGCAGCACGCGGGTCGTCTGGCACGCAAGATGGTGGGCGACGCGGGCAGCGCCGGCGGACACGCCCACATGGCCGGTGGGCAGCTGCCCGTGGGCGAGATTCCCCTGGCGGAAACACGGCTGCGTTTTCGCCGTACAATGATTCCTGAATTCCTCGAGACCATCGGCGTCCACAATCGCGATGGCATGCCACTGATGGAACTGGCCTGA
- a CDS encoding Ig-like domain-containing protein — translation MKKTAWVSLTCVLLAASAFAEPGMGVRGYVPPSRELNQFVTTEVGNITLSADGLGMMATNGFLQVEKPSPGATVRVAYLIAASTGFLNYSIPSGSIQLAGSPVNWSHSIPNGIASWNHLADVTSILAPVLDPAGAGILNVSVYEPNSQSVDGTALYVIFDDPVTIVTRTAVLAFGAQATSGDVFSIGFGQPIFPDANTVVEFGLGISYGYARGTCQTSYVDVNGQRLTSSAGGNDEGENQNGALMTVGGVGDSRSNPLDPMFNDPCSYSDFTTYDDELYNIASYIGAGSTSMTVNTFNPSADDNIFAATLLLDFAAVVGEGAVLTPSTAALCVGDSHTATLTLQDPNGNPLVNQDATLEITSGPNVGLLNSGTTNSLGQLSLTWASATPGVDVIAGSFLNSNGVLQYSNFAETTWQNCQSTEDGVLSPLVGTTCLESPYTVTLTLQDGSGTPLVGRSASILVLSGPHVGQTVSGLSDANGQFAMTLTGTTSGTDTFRGSFTNGDGLVEYTPFATVDWQQCVQQEIGVLSPTTASSCLGVPYTVTLVMEDSEGNLVPDFDATIEIISGPNSGLMVSGPTDANGELALTYVGAVIGTDMIQASFVNSSGNPDVSNTAVNTWQACNTGGWGEVTPVFSSGCMGDDFTATVTLRGGSGNPLVNYPATLEVFEGPNTGVSVSGFTNILGQMQLTYTSDVIGNDKLRGIFFDEFGEERETNEAEREWVDCSLGSPTIRIQSSSLCNMELTWDTVPGATHYNLYSRTGLDQAWELELSTGNPFVTIGCVTGVPVRIYQVTALSN, via the coding sequence ATGAAGAAAACTGCCTGGGTTTCGCTCACCTGCGTCCTGCTGGCCGCATCCGCATTCGCCGAGCCCGGAATGGGAGTGCGCGGGTATGTGCCTCCCAGCCGCGAACTGAACCAGTTCGTGACCACCGAAGTGGGCAACATCACCCTGTCCGCCGACGGTCTGGGCATGATGGCCACCAACGGCTTCCTTCAGGTCGAGAAGCCCAGCCCGGGTGCGACCGTGCGCGTGGCCTACCTGATTGCCGCCAGCACGGGCTTTCTGAACTATTCCATCCCCAGCGGCAGCATCCAGCTTGCCGGATCCCCGGTCAACTGGAGCCATTCGATTCCCAACGGCATCGCGTCGTGGAATCATCTGGCCGATGTGACCTCGATCCTGGCTCCGGTCCTCGATCCTGCCGGTGCGGGCATTCTCAACGTGAGTGTATACGAGCCCAACAGCCAGAGTGTGGACGGCACCGCGCTGTATGTGATCTTTGACGACCCTGTCACGATCGTGACTCGCACGGCCGTGCTGGCATTCGGTGCCCAGGCCACCAGTGGGGATGTCTTTTCCATCGGCTTCGGCCAGCCCATCTTTCCCGATGCCAACACGGTGGTCGAGTTCGGGCTGGGCATCAGCTACGGCTACGCCCGGGGAACCTGCCAGACCAGCTATGTGGATGTGAACGGCCAGAGGCTCACCTCGAGCGCCGGGGGCAACGACGAAGGCGAGAACCAGAACGGCGCCCTGATGACCGTGGGCGGAGTGGGCGACAGCCGCAGCAATCCGCTGGACCCGATGTTCAATGACCCCTGTTCCTACTCGGATTTCACCACCTACGACGACGAGCTGTACAACATCGCCAGCTACATCGGAGCCGGCAGTACCAGCATGACCGTGAACACTTTCAACCCTTCCGCGGATGACAACATCTTTGCCGCGACCCTGTTGCTGGATTTCGCGGCCGTGGTGGGTGAGGGTGCCGTGCTGACCCCGTCCACCGCAGCCCTCTGCGTGGGCGACTCACACACGGCCACGCTGACCCTTCAGGACCCCAACGGCAACCCCCTGGTCAACCAGGATGCGACCCTGGAGATCACCTCGGGCCCCAACGTCGGGCTTCTGAACAGTGGCACCACCAATTCCCTGGGCCAGCTCTCACTGACCTGGGCCAGTGCGACTCCGGGCGTCGATGTGATCGCCGGGTCCTTCCTCAATTCCAATGGTGTCCTGCAGTACTCGAACTTTGCCGAGACCACCTGGCAGAACTGTCAGTCCACCGAGGACGGCGTGCTGAGTCCCTTGGTGGGCACCACCTGCCTTGAATCTCCGTACACGGTGACCCTGACCCTGCAGGACGGCAGTGGCACTCCGCTGGTCGGGCGCAGCGCCAGTATCCTGGTGCTCAGTGGCCCCCACGTCGGCCAGACCGTCTCCGGTCTCAGCGATGCCAATGGGCAGTTCGCGATGACCCTGACCGGCACCACCTCCGGCACGGACACCTTCCGTGGCTCGTTCACCAACGGCGACGGCCTTGTGGAGTATACACCTTTTGCCACCGTCGACTGGCAGCAGTGCGTTCAGCAGGAGATCGGCGTGCTCAGTCCCACAACGGCAAGCAGCTGTCTGGGTGTGCCGTACACGGTGACCTTGGTGATGGAAGACAGCGAAGGCAATCTGGTGCCCGACTTTGACGCCACGATCGAGATCATCAGCGGCCCCAACAGCGGCCTGATGGTCAGCGGCCCCACCGACGCCAATGGCGAGCTGGCCCTGACCTATGTGGGTGCGGTCATCGGCACCGACATGATCCAGGCTTCCTTCGTGAACAGCAGCGGCAATCCGGATGTATCCAACACCGCTGTCAACACCTGGCAGGCCTGCAACACGGGCGGCTGGGGCGAGGTGACTCCCGTGTTCTCCTCGGGGTGCATGGGAGATGATTTCACGGCCACCGTGACGCTGCGGGGAGGCAGTGGCAATCCCCTGGTCAACTATCCGGCGACGCTCGAAGTCTTCGAAGGCCCCAATACGGGCGTGTCGGTCAGTGGGTTCACCAACATCCTGGGCCAGATGCAGCTCACTTACACCAGCGATGTGATCGGCAACGACAAGCTTCGCGGCATCTTCTTCGACGAGTTCGGCGAAGAGCGCGAAACCAATGAAGCCGAACGCGAGTGGGTGGACTGCTCGCTGGGCTCGCCCACCATTCGAATCCAGAGTTCCAGCCTCTGCAACATGGAGCTGACCTGGGACACGGTACCCGGAGCCACCCACTACAACCTGTATTCGCGCACCGGCCTGGATCAGGCCTGGGAGCTGGAGCTGAGCACCGGAAACCCCTTCGTCACCATCGGTTGTGTGACGGGTGTGCCGGTCAGGATCTACCAGGTGACGGCCCTCTCCAACTGA